Within Campylobacter jejuni, the genomic segment TTTAATATTTTCAATGTCTTCATCTTGAAAAAATTTATATGCACTGTATTTCTCAACATTTGATCTTCTATGACAAAAACAATGATAAAAAACATGCACCACTGCAACATCAAAATTTTTAGCGATATATTCTCTATCAAAATCTAAAAAAGAAATATTTGCATTGGCTCCAAAGCCACCCACTATAAAAACTATAGCTTTGACATCTTTTTCATCATCATAACTTATGCGGTATTCAAGCTTACTAGTTCTTTTAATACCTAGTTCTACATCATCACAAGAATCGATTTCAAAGGTTTGGTTTATAAGCATATATTTTCCTTTTTAATTAATGATCAATTTTAACTGATTTTCTACATCTTTAAAAGTAAACACTTTATTTCCACAAGGATAAGAGATGGAATTTTCTTGCATTAAAGATTTTCTTTTTTGCAATTTTTCAAGCATTAAAGGAAGTTCTTTTCTAAATAAGGCTTTATCAGGTATACCACAACCATGATCTAAATTTTTAATAAATTTTCCATCAATTTTATTTTCATCTATCAAATTTAAGCTTACATCATATCCTAAAATTTTTAATATTTGCATGGTTTGTTCTTTAAAATTTGCTGGAGTTAAAGGATCTTCTTTGCTATGATAACTCACATAAATGATATTTTTATTTTTTTCACTTTGTAAAATCAAATGATCTTTATTTAACAATGTTCTAATAAAATAATTTTCATTATTAAAAAAATAAGGTGAATTTTCTTTACGCGTCCAATGGGTTTTTAGAAAACATTCTATTAAAGTATTTGGATCATTAAATACATAATCACAACCACCCTCCATTTCTCTTCCTAAAATATAAATCAAAGGTGGAACAGCCGAACCCGAATTATCAATCACACCATCCACATACCAAGGAGCTATTTTTGCTATAAGCAAGGCTAAGTATCCTCCATAAGACCCCCCCCCATAAATTTTTGGTAAATCTGCAAATTTTGGAAAGCGTTTAACTAAATCTTTTAAAGCATTGATATGATCAATAGCTGCCATAATGCCATAGTTTTGATAGTCTCCATTGGGTGGGACAAAAGTTGAGGTAAATTTCGCTTGATAATTTTGTGCTAGTTTTCCTTGTGATTTTAAAGTAGTAATATTCTGATTAAGTAATTCATAACATTGTTGTGCGTTCTCAAGATTAACATTAATATTAACACCTATTTCCAATAAAACCTGAGATAAATTTGACACATCATCTTTTGTAAATATTGTAAAAGCACTATACTTTTCAACATCCGAACGCCTTTGACAAAAACAATGATAAAAAACATGCACTGCTACAACATCAAAATTTTTAGCAATATAATTTCTATAAGAGTCTAAAAAATATATATTTGCATTGGCTCCATAACCTCCTATTATAAAAACTATAGCTTTAATCTCTTTTTCATCATCATAACTGATGCGGTATTCAAGTTTGCTAGTTCTTTTTATATTTAATTCTACATCATCACAAGAATCGATTTCAAAGCTTTGGTTTATGAGCATATAAAGGCCTTTTTTATTAATTTATCGATATTATATTACAAAAAATTAAAAAGGTAAATCATGACAACTCATATCTATGATTTTTTAGAAAAAAGTTTAATCAAATTTAGCGAAAAAACTGCTTTTGTAGAACCCTTTGCCAAGGAAAGAAAAGAAATCACTTACAAAGACTTTGATCTTTTTTCTAAAAAACTAGCCAGTGAAATTTTAAAAACTTTAAAAAATGATGAACCTATTCCAGCTCCTGTTTTAATCATCTTGCCTAAGGGGATTGATTGTTTGATTTCATTTTTTGGAGTGGCACTCAGTGGAAATTTTTACACCCTTTTAGATGAAAAAAGTCCTAAAGAAAGAGTAGAAAAAGTTATAGAGGTTTTAAAGCCTAAACTTTTTATCACTTCAAAGGACTTAAATTTTAACTTAGATTTACCTACGCTTTATACACAAGACTTTGAAAGTTTTAATATAGATGAGAATTTAATAAAAAATGCCAAAGAAAAACATATAGATACAAATTTACTCTATGTTTTCTTTACAAGTGGGAGCACAGGCATTCCTAAAGGAGTAAGCATAGCACATAGGAGTGTGATTGATTATGCCTTTCACTTTTGCGAGGCTTTTGAAGTTGATGAAAATGAAATTATTGCCAATCAAGCTCCTTTATATGTAGATGCTTCTTTGCCTGATATACTTGCAACTATCAAACCATCAGCAACATTACATCTAATACCCAATCACCTTTTTGCCTTTCCAAATAAAATTTTAGATTATTTAGAACAAGAAAAAATTACCATGATTTTTTGGAAACCTACAGTCTTGATTTATTTTATAAAAGATCAAGATAATTTAAAAAACTATCCTTTAAAAAATTTAAATAAAATTTTAATAGGCGGAGAAATAATGCCTATTAAACAACTTAATATTTGGAGAAAACACCTTCCAAATGCTTTATTTGCTAATTGTTATGGTCCAACTGAAATCACTGATGTATGTTGCTATTATATCCTAGATAGAGAATTTTCAGAAAATGAAATTCTGCCTATAGGTAAAGCTTATAAAAACACAGAACTTTTAGTTTTTGATGAAAATATGAATTTCATAAGCCCTAAGCAAATAGGTGTTAAAGGGGAGCTTTTCGTGCGTGGAACTTCTTTATCTTTAGGCTATTATAATGACAAAGAAAAAACCAAACAAGCTTTTATTCAAAATCCTTTGCATGATAATTATTTAGATTTACTCTATAAAACAGGAGATATCGTTTCTTATAATGAATTTGGAGAGCTTTTGTGCTACGGAAGAAATGATAATAGAATTAAATTCATGGGGCATAGGATAGAACTTGGAGAAATAGAAAGTGTGATTAATTCTCATAGTAAAATCATTTTATGTGCTTGCATTTTTAAAGAAAAAATCATTTGTTTTTACGAAAGTGATGAAGAGCTTGACTTTAAAGCTTTTTTAAAAGACAAATTACCTTCTTATATGATCCCAAAAAATTTTATTAAAATCGAAAAATTTAAGCTTAATCAAAACAGTAAAATCGATAGAAAAGCCTTACATGAACTCATTTGAAAAAGCCTTTTATGAAGGATTTAAATTAAGCAATTGTTATGATAATTTTAATCTAATCCAAGAGAAAATTTTAAAACAAGAGCTCATCTTAGAAAAACATGAAAATAATAATTTTTTCTTTTTTAATCGCACAGATGGTTTGTTGTATTATTTTATCAACGATTTGCAAGATTATGATTTAAAAGCATGTTATATAAAAATCTTAAGCAAAGCCCCTAAGCATGCTTTACATGATGAATTTTTAAAACTTAATCATTTTAAAAAAATACTCAATCACAAACAAATGGTGCTTAACAAAGAGATAAAACCGAGTAAATTTTGCTTTATCTCCAAAGCCTTACATGAAGATAGCAAAGAACTTTATAACTTTTTTAGAAAATATTTTGATCCATATTTGTTTTATTTTTCACAAAAAAATCTTAAAGAAAAAATACCCAATATACTTGTTTATAAAGAAAATGAAAAAATTCACGCTGCTTTGATCTACACTCAAACTCTCAATGCTAATTTTTTAGATTTTATAGCTGTAGATAGAAATTTAAAGCATAAAAATGTGGCTTTTGCTTTACTAAATCATTATTTTGCAGCCAATACTCAAAATAAATTCTTTAAACTTTTTGTAGAAGAAAAAAATCAAAAAGCCATTAATTTTTATAAAAGGGCGGGTTTTTGTTTTAATCATATTAATTTAAAATTTTATAAGAATTTCTAATGACTTACTCACACATTTATATCATAGGTACAGGAAAAGTCACTAAAGAATGCCAAAAAATAGCTAGTGATTTTTTTAAGCAAGAAGTGATTTTTGCAAAAAATATAGAAAATTTAGATGATTTTTGTAAAAATCTTAAAAATTGCCTTATTATTAGTGCAAATAATTCTTATATTTTCAAAAAAGAATGAGTGCAAAATAATACCATTATAAATTATCATAATGCTTTATTACCTTTTCATAAAGGATGTAATGCAAGAATTTGGAACATATGGGAAAATGATAAAAAACAGGCATTACTTGGCACATGGTTGAAGAAAGTATCGATACGGGTGCGATTTTAACTCAAAAAGAAATAAAGCTTGATGATAATTTTACCGCCTTAAGTCTTTTAGATACCCAACACAAACTTGCTATAGCTTCATTTAAAGAAGCTTTAAAGAATTTAGAAAATAAGATCTTTAAAATTCAAACTTTAGGGGCGGGGTATCACAAAAAATTGGCTTTGCCAAATGAGGGTTATTTAGATCTTACTTGGGATAAAGAAAAAATTTCTCGCTTTTTAAGAGCTATGGACTGTGGCGCTTTAATCGGAGTGCCTAAGGCTAGATTGAAAATCTTAGGAGAGGAAAAAGAAATTTTGTTTTATGAGATCAATGAACTTGATTTAATTTTAAATTTAAGCGATAATACCATTTTAAAAATCACAAAGGAATAAAAATGCAAGAAATCAAACAATTTTTTATCAACATAGATAGAGCCGATATCGATGAGAACATGCAAGATTTAGTCAGTGAAGATCTTATCGATAGTATCGATATCATGGCTTTGGTTGCTGAAATAGAAAAATTTTATAAAAAACCCTTAAAAGCAGAATTTATCACACCTGAAAATTTTGAAAGCTTTCAAGCCATTAAAAACATGATAGAACAAGCTTTTATTTGATACATAAAACAAATTTATCTCCCACATCTTTAAATATAAACACTTTATTTCCACAAGGATAAGAGATGGAATTTTCTTGCATTAAAGATTTTCTTTTTTGCAATTTTTCAAGCATTAAAGGAAGTTCTTTTCTAAATAAGGCTTTATCAGGTATACCACAACCATGATCTAAATTTTTAATAAATTTTCCATCAATTTTATTTTCATCTATCAAATTTAAGCTTACATCGTAACCTAAAATTTTTAATATTTGCATGGTTTGTTCTTTAAAATTTGCTGGAGTTAAAGGATCTTCTTTACTATGATAACTCACATAAATAATATTTTTATTTTTTTCACTTTGTAAAATCAAATGATCTTTATTTAACAATGTTCTAATAAAATAATTTTCATTATTAAAAAAATAAGGTGAATTTTCTTTACGCGTCCAGTGGGTTTTTAGAAAACAACTCACAAAAAAATGATCGCCCTGCATATACATATCCCCATTAGTATCTTTGCTTTTAAATTCCAACTCTCTACCAATAATATAATTAAGCGGTGGAACAGCCGAACCTGAATTATCAATCACACCATCCACATACCAAGGAGCTATTTTTGCTATAAGCAAGGCTAAGTATCCTCCATAAGACCCCCCGCCATAAATTTTTGGTAAATCTGCAAGTTTTGGAAAGCGTTTAACTAGATCTTTTAAAGCATTGATATGATCAATAGCTGCCATAATGCCAAAATTTTGATATTCTCCACGCGAAGGAATAAAAGTTGCACTTAGTCTTTCTTCAAAATCATAAGGCAATCGATTTAACATTTTTAATTCTGTCATAATCTCGCTCAAATATTCACAATGACTAACTACAGTATTATTGGCTAATTGATCACATGGAATATTGTATTTACGAAGCACTTTTTCTATTAATTTTAAATCATCTTTTGTAAAATCTGCTAATGTTGAATACTTTTCAACATCCGAACGCCTTTGACAAAAACAATGATAAAAAACATGCACTGCTACAACATCAAAATTTTTAGCAATATAATTTCTATAAGAGTCTAAAAAATATATATTTGCATTGGCTCCATAACCTCCTATTATAAAAACTATAGCTTTAATCTCTTTTTCATCATCATAACTGATGCGGTATTCAAGTTTGCTAGTTCTTTTTATATTTAATTCTACATCATCACAAGAATCAATTTCAAAGGTTTGATTTATGAGCATTATTCCACCCCATTTGCATTATTTTATTGTATTTTAAAGACAATTATACTTAAATTTTAGTAAAATAAAACACAAAAAACAAGGCTTAGCTATGAAAAATCTTTGTATCATCCCTGCTCGTGGTGGATCAAAAAGAATTCCTAGAAAAAATATCATTGATTTTCTAGGTAAACCTTTAATCGCTTATAGCATAGAAAATGCTTTAAATTCAGGTATTTTTGATGAAGTGGTGCTTTCAAGCGACGATGAAGAAATCATAGAAGTAGCCTTAAAATACGGTGCAAAAACTCCATTTGTGCGTGATAAAAACTTAAGCGATGATTATGCTTCAAGCACTGCTGTAGTGCAAAATGCCATAGAAATTTTACAAAGCCAAAATCAAATTTATGATAATGTCTGTTGCCTTTATGCTACCGCTCCTTTGTTAAATAAAGACATTTTAAAACAAGCCTATGAAAAATTTATCCAAAATCAAAGCAAGTTTTTATTTGCTGCTACTGAGTTTGA encodes:
- a CDS encoding DUF2920 family protein, with translation MLINQSFEIDSCDDVELNIKRTSKLEYRISYDDEKEIKAIVFIIGGYGANANIYFLDSYRNYIAKNFDVVAVHVFYHCFCQRRSDVEKYSAFTIFTKDDVSNLSQVLLEIGVNINVNLENAQQCYELLNQNITTLKSQGKLAQNYQAKFTSTFVPPNGDYQNYGIMAAIDHINALKDLVKRFPKFADLPKIYGGGSYGGYLALLIAKIAPWYVDGVIDNSGSAVPPLIYILGREMEGGCDYVFNDPNTLIECFLKTHWTRKENSPYFFNNENYFIRTLLNKDHLILQSEKNKNIIYVSYHSKEDPLTPANFKEQTMQILKILGYDVSLNLIDENKIDGKFIKNLDHGCGIPDKALFRKELPLMLEKLQKRKSLMQENSISYPCGNKVFTFKDVENQLKLIIN
- a CDS encoding AMP-binding protein, which codes for MTTHIYDFLEKSLIKFSEKTAFVEPFAKERKEITYKDFDLFSKKLASEILKTLKNDEPIPAPVLIILPKGIDCLISFFGVALSGNFYTLLDEKSPKERVEKVIEVLKPKLFITSKDLNFNLDLPTLYTQDFESFNIDENLIKNAKEKHIDTNLLYVFFTSGSTGIPKGVSIAHRSVIDYAFHFCEAFEVDENEIIANQAPLYVDASLPDILATIKPSATLHLIPNHLFAFPNKILDYLEQEKITMIFWKPTVLIYFIKDQDNLKNYPLKNLNKILIGGEIMPIKQLNIWRKHLPNALFANCYGPTEITDVCCYYILDREFSENEILPIGKAYKNTELLVFDENMNFISPKQIGVKGELFVRGTSLSLGYYNDKEKTKQAFIQNPLHDNYLDLLYKTGDIVSYNEFGELLCYGRNDNRIKFMGHRIELGEIESVINSHSKIILCACIFKEKIICFYESDEELDFKAFLKDKLPSYMIPKNFIKIEKFKLNQNSKIDRKALHELI
- a CDS encoding GNAT family N-acetyltransferase; amino-acid sequence: MNSFEKAFYEGFKLSNCYDNFNLIQEKILKQELILEKHENNNFFFFNRTDGLLYYFINDLQDYDLKACYIKILSKAPKHALHDEFLKLNHFKKILNHKQMVLNKEIKPSKFCFISKALHEDSKELYNFFRKYFDPYLFYFSQKNLKEKIPNILVYKENEKIHAALIYTQTLNANFLDFIAVDRNLKHKNVAFALLNHYFAANTQNKFFKLFVEEKNQKAINFYKRAGFCFNHINLKFYKNF
- a CDS encoding DUF2920 family protein; amino-acid sequence: MLINQTFEIDSCDDVELNIKRTSKLEYRISYDDEKEIKAIVFIIGGYGANANIYFLDSYRNYIAKNFDVVAVHVFYHCFCQRRSDVEKYSTLADFTKDDLKLIEKVLRKYNIPCDQLANNTVVSHCEYLSEIMTELKMLNRLPYDFEERLSATFIPSRGEYQNFGIMAAIDHINALKDLVKRFPKLADLPKIYGGGSYGGYLALLIAKIAPWYVDGVIDNSGSAVPPLNYIIGRELEFKSKDTNGDMYMQGDHFFVSCFLKTHWTRKENSPYFFNNENYFIRTLLNKDHLILQSEKNKNIIYVSYHSKEDPLTPANFKEQTMQILKILGYDVSLNLIDENKIDGKFIKNLDHGCGIPDKALFRKELPLMLEKLQKRKSLMQENSISYPCGNKVFIFKDVGDKFVLCIK
- the pseF gene encoding pseudaminic acid cytidylyltransferase; amino-acid sequence: MKNLCIIPARGGSKRIPRKNIIDFLGKPLIAYSIENALNSGIFDEVVLSSDDEEIIEVALKYGAKTPFVRDKNLSDDYASSTAVVQNAIEILQSQNQIYDNVCCLYATAPLLNKDILKQAYEKFIQNQSKFLFAATEFEYPIQRAFYLNKNNQVYMFDEKHYKSRSQDLTKAYHDAGAFYFGTSKAWLEEDFIFKPHSSVFVLPRNLVCDIDTIQDLEFAKILYKVNHESTF